Part of the Nicotiana sylvestris chromosome 2, ASM39365v2, whole genome shotgun sequence genome, AATTGCTCAAATTGCACAATTCTTTCGGATGTATCAGAAGGGAAAGCCAGCTTAAATAAGTAGTCTAAATTTCTAACCATATATGTAGATATAACTCAAGCTCCTTTagtctttaaataaataaattgaaATTTTGTATTCCAATTCTGAACTggaagtgaaattttaagttattGACAGGGTGGTTACGGAACCGAATCTCTCATTGTACACGTTTCAAATCTACATCCACAATTggactcttttcttttatttcgtcGACAATTTGATTAAAATTTTGTAAAAATTATATCAAACTATTACTTGATATAATATTATCAAGTATTTATAAAGTAATatagttttataaaaaaaatacacaaTTAATATTAAACGTTTCATTTATATTGGATTAAACAAATATGATTCAAGAAAAATATTAGATTATTTCTTTTCATCTGTCCGAGTCTTGGTGAACAAAGTTACCTTGGTCCCTACGCCTGTGGGAGGTAATatataaaatgtgaaattaaCCGTGGACCATGATATGTAAAAACTGACTCGTAAAACCAcggttataaaaaaataaataaggttaaagaaaataaagtaaatcTAACTGCACTTTGTCATTCAATTTATTATTGCCCTTTGGACATTTGCAAATTTTAGTATAAAAATAgtacggtatagccagtttttggaccggtcattcaaaaatagctagcatttacgaagtcaatgaaaaatagccacttttgctgcaacaaagaccggtccaacataatatattggagttcgatgcacctgtgtatgaactctaacatattatgctggaccggtataccttgctgactccagtatattatactggacaattatacttgctggaacttcagtatattatgctggagttctagtgtacttatgctggaactccatcatattatgctggagttccaacatacttatcctggaactccagtataatatactggcgtatttttcgggttttgaacagtgtttcgctcagatttatctttacatgaaaagtggctaaatttcgattacttttgaaactgagctatttttgaacgacccattgtaaatctggctatttttgaatttctcccaatttTGGTGTGATAAAAGTGTCAAACCCAAAATGTGAAAATGACTACTAAATTTGGGCCCTAGAGAAAGAATATGGGCCTAAATGTTTAAATGAGGCCTGGTTCCGGTAGGAATCAACTGGGCCTAGCCCAAACCAGAAAGCTCCTCGGCCGAGAAGCAGCACCAAATTCAGCATTCAGCTGCACCGATCAACTCTGCGTAGCTTCACCTCAGCTCAGAGCTATGGCGGCTGAAATCGTGAGAAGAAGTCTTAAAGCTACAAAATTTACCTTCCTTAAAACCCTAACCGCTTCTCAAACCCGTATTTTCAGTAACTTAGCAACTTCAGCACAACCCGAATCATCAGATGACCCATCTTCTTCCTCCTTCACTTTTTACGGTGGAGATCCAAATTCTTCAACAACCAATGATAATATTATCATAAAGGGTCCAAAAAAGACTTCACCTTTATCATCACAAGATTCAGCATCTGTGTCTATGCCTATGTCATTCATGACTGGATCAATTGTGGGGAAGAGGTTTTACAAGAAAGTGACAACTAGAGAAGCTGATGATGGAATTGGTTGGAGTGTTATGCTTGATTATCGTACCCTTAAAACCCCTTCTAAGCGTCCACTCAAATGCCCAACTTTAGCTCTTGCTAAAGCTATTGCTGCTGAATGGGAATACCAGGTGCTCATTTTAGTTCATTAGCATATTTAGGATTAAGAGAAGTAATTAATAAAATTCTTTCTGTAGATTCCCTTTTTTCTGTGGGATGGTTGTTTGGTTATTCATGTGTTTTGTACCATCTACCCATTTTCTGACATATGCAATTTGGTTCATTAGTTGGATAAGTTATATGCAATGTCAGTGTAAAGAAATTTTTGTCCCATCTACCTATTGGAGCACGTAACCTGtcttattttcaagattaaaaatccTATATCTAAAGAAAGTTTAGCTTTAGATATCCTTTAGGTGACTTGATAGTATAAAAATTCATGGTGTATATATAACTTAACTGGAAGTAATTGGgaaattccttttttttggtGGGGTTGATTGTTTTGTTATTCATGTGTTTTTGTGTGTGTATACATTGATACCATTTATGTTATTTCAATGAAAATTTGATACTTCCATTTAACTTGATGTTTAAGTTGTGTGTTTTTGTCACCCTAGTCCTGAAGTGTCTTTTAATTGTAGGAAGCAGATGGGATCAGACCCTTTACTATGCCACTGATGAAACTTTCATGTACTGCACTAGAAAGAGTTCCACTGACGCGGCAAAAGATTATTGATCATTTGATGAAGAAATTCCCTCAAGATTTAGTATTCTGTCGTGCTCCTGGGGATAATGATCTGACAAGTGGAGTTCGCGGTACGTTATCTTGCAAGTTGCAAAGTATAAATTTTCATTGTTTTCAGAATCTGGTTTTGATATTTTGCTTTTCGCTGTTCCAAACATATGTCTTTACTCTTTACGATCAAACTTAGGTCTGATCCTTTATTTGTCTGGTCAAATTCTGATGATCAAAATTTTGTTTCTATAATGTGGCAAAAAGTAGAGGTCTGATATAATTTTAAAATGTTCGTTGCTTCCCAGCTTTCCTATTTGTATGTCTAGATCTCACCCACCATCAGTTTTGGTCTTTGCCGAGGACATACCATACTGCTGTTAGCTAGCTTACTTTGAGTTTGGGAGGAGGGAGCGTTTCTTTTTCTCTGTGTGAATTTTTCTGATTGT contains:
- the LOC104248906 gene encoding uncharacterized protein, which encodes MAAEIVRRSLKATKFTFLKTLTASQTRIFSNLATSAQPESSDDPSSSSFTFYGGDPNSSTTNDNIIIKGPKKTSPLSSQDSASVSMPMSFMTGSIVGKRFYKKVTTREADDGIGWSVMLDYRTLKTPSKRPLKCPTLALAKAIAAEWEYQEADGIRPFTMPLMKLSCTALERVPLTRQKIIDHLMKKFPQDLVFCRAPGDNDLTSGVRERQVEKIDPLLKWVESEFGFKPAVYTSFFGGKQADGLVSAIESLLKKMDDCELATIDAIASAAHSLVIALGLFRGRLGIEEAIELIRLEEDLQVDSWGLVEGGHDVDIADLKVQIASAVVFLGLTRRV